AGATAGCTAAAAGGTTTTCTTTATATGTGAAGGCATTTTGTGAGCCGTCAAGATTGTTCTCATATCTTGGACTGGATAAGGAGAACCCAACCCACAGGTGAAGCAATGAGCGCATGAACTAAGCTCATCTCAACTTCATGGAATCAGAActgaaataattttgttttatggGTTAGGTTAGTTTTTGAGGCCCTTCCTTTCATTATGGCATATTTCTATCCTCATCAGCTTTGATCAAGGCCTTCAAGCATTCATCTTCTTGGCAGTGACTCTCGGACTCCAGCTAATCTTCATTTGAGTATCCATCTTCTTAAAGCCACATTGTGCATTTCCAGAAAAGCAGGATTTTGACAATGGGATCAGTGTATGTCTTAGTAATCAGTAGGGTTCGAGTGTCACATTTTTTGTGTAGTTGTTGCATGTgataacttaaaattttcaacacAGGCAAATCGGGCCTGGACTGGATGTTACACCAACTTTggtacactttttttttttttcagagaaAGATCCTCAGcatttttcattgttttttccttttcttgttcCTTTAATTGAAGAGGAGAAAGGGCTTTAGCCCTGAACGGTTTAGGAGTAATGCTAATGTTTTCTCATGCAACATGATCTACTAAATTGCTGCATGCCTTTCTTTGTCtggacattaaaaaaaaaaaaagaaaaagaagaagaagaaaacttgtTGCTTAAAGACATCGACAAGACGATGGCTGTATTAACTTTTGCTCATAATAAGCTAGCTCTTTCGGTTATGGACTTCTGGGTGACTTCATCTATTGAACATCAGTAGTTCACCAAAGTAATATCTTGGTGAATTCCAACGCTGCATCTCTTGCTGCCGGCACGCGTGACTTGGTCAATGCTATTGAATCTGCCGTCTTGGTAGTGACATGTTGAGTAAATTGCTGGTGTCAGCTGTGCCTAGCTTCACAATACCTGCACCATCTTCTTCATTTCAAGTTCAATGTCTGTACACACACCTCTCACATGACTTAGATTCTACTTTGCGCAATTTTTGTTAAGGTTGCATTGTCTATATATACAATGTTCagacttaattttttttcaggAAGCGTTGCACTAGCCTGTAATTTGCtgttctttttccttcattatatatatatatatatatatatttttttttttaaattcaaagcATATTGGGGATTTCAAGCTTGTTATTTATtacctctttttattttttttggctctTTCTCTTTGCATCTTTGTTCCAAATGGTCAGCTAAACAACATCAATCACTATGATTCGTCTAAGAATAATTCTTCTTGCAGGCCGATTAAGTGGACTGCAATATAGTCATAATGAAACGAGTCGTTTCATTTTAATGAAACACTGCGTTTCATTTCATTTACACGGGAGGAGACCAAGTGCAAAAGACATCCGATGGTTTGAAAGCAAAGGTTGCGAAACGAGTCCGAAGCAACATACGAAGGAATACCCAAGTCTTTCACCCCCAGATACCCAAGTCCCCCCTAAGCCAAATCATCGGCAGAAGCTATTGACCCAAAACCCAGCAGACCCAGTCCGATACCCAGCAGCTTCGGCACCGTCACGGCTCCCCATCTCCATCGCAGCTTCCAATCGGTGCTGTAACGTATTCCGAAACTATACTCAGAGCTGACGAATTATAATACCCAGAGCTGCTATTAATCCGGAAGTGACAGTGCATGCCTGAAGCACAGTACTTCTGGAAGGAATTATTgaagaactctgtgcagctgaATTTTCGGAAGAGGAAACCATGCTGTCAACTTGAACACTTGTGGGAGTGTTATCTGCTTCACTTTTTGGTGGTTGTACATCTCTTCTCGATTTCCTCACCGAATTCCGACTAGCAAAAGCCCTTGTGTTTAGTCTAAAACCCTGCAAAAAATAACTATGTTGGTTTAAGACATAGAAAACGAAAATCTagtattttctctaattttagAGATCACATTACAGAATGAGAATCTCACGTTGAACAATTTAGCAGGTAGAACCTTTTGCACACCATAAAGATGAAGGAGCTCCCCACCTGAGAACATGTAATCACATTTGACAATCATGAGATATAATTTCTACGGGAGAAATCAAAGCAGCCAAATTCTACTTGATAATCACATGAAAAATAACATACAGATAACtgttgctttgaaaaaaaaaaaaaaagataactgTTACTTTgtctaaaaagaaatatatgttCGCAATATGTTAGCAGGTGAATGAACCAACCATTGAAGGTAGAACTTCGACAAGATAAGAGGGTTGTAGAGACGTGCTTTGTTGTGCCTCTCCAACAGTTTATAGTGAGCAAAGTCATCGAAGATAACTGCTCCCAATTCCAAACTTGAGAACTTGAATATCTGTCCATGTTCCAGCTAGTACTTCAATTACAAGGAGAAAATAAATGGGTGGAGAAACTAAAAAGAAACTGGAAATCAGAAAAACCGAACCTGTTTTGGGTTCCGCTTGGAAAGTGCGCCTAAGAAATGGCTGATGAATGGACAACATCTACAAGAAATGAAAACCAGACGAGTCCGAAATAAATCCTGCAAGTCCTCTTCGGTAGGAAAAATTACCGTTAACTTCGTCAGCAGCCGATGGTCGATGGTGGAGGTCAGTCTGTCGATGGTGGGTGGAGGGTGGTCGTCAATGGTGGAGGAGAGGGCCGTTCAAATCGGGGGCAGCAGCAGCACGGTAGAGGGAAAAGAGTCAACCGGATTCAAGGGGAAAAGACCCAGGGCTTTGCTTCGTATTTAGGTTGAAGGAAGGGTATTTTAGTCAATTAACATTTTAAGTTGGGGAtgatttagtcattttatgtaCTAGGACTGCAATACAATCCCCTTAAGGGGACTGTATATAGAACGACCCTTCGTCTAATTACTTATTCCTTCTATAGCTAAAAACCTTTTCCGGTCATCAGCATCCAAAGATGCCTTTGGTACACAGAATATGCTATAGTATTCATTGGATCATATGATATAACCTGATCTAGCATCCACCCACCCCAATAGAATAAAGCATcagtattttttgtgtatttaaaaaaaaaaacacaatactataaaatacacaaatacaaatactgaaatatatatatcttctatatataaaaagtgtgtatgaaatggaaaatcttgttttaacggtttttcttgtttttccgttaaagttaacaccgtttgttttaacggtttggcacataaaatgaagacataaatgttaaaagagataacattcaatgttgttatatgatttattaatctcaataattataatacttaatagtttatataataataagtaattaaatattagttattatattttaattttctctttctccttaacatatacacgtgtattaggtgcataagacgtgaatccctaagtataatatacgtgtattatacgtttcattaactcagattattgagtattccaaatttaaaaatctcatataatatataatacaagtgtgtttaatcaaagtgttttttccccatggtagtaggatgtagcttccgctaagtcatattccatacatgggcttgctatgataggcacgtgacaaaggccgtgatccttgagctaatcaagaaagagtaaattcggccaacaatttcaaaatatattttatgatttatatatatgctatatatagaaaatattataccacaaattttataaaaagattatgttttaactttatgttgtccctgatcgactcaaccaacagcaaaataagaatttcaatgttgtctctattgattgtctacaggatgacataaattgatgaattataatacaaataacaaacgacacatattttgaactaccgtttgtgttagacttttattaaatttttcgtatacatctttgctaaaattatagatgttataaacatgtattggattatatgatactttgaactaatttttttatttttttcaatatgccttaaattattaagtgacatcaataatttttataaaatatatattattttttacaaataatcatttcataaaattagacaaatatattttacacgttattcccacctagtatatatatatatatatatatatatgaatatagtcGGGTCAACCTAtcatttttcctaaaataaataGATGGTGACCTCCAATTTCTCCATCTGCCCTTTTTACtcgtgaaaaaataaaaacaaagttcTCTTCACTTTTTATTTAGTAAAAGCGTAGAAGCACGGAGTTGTCGTGAGAAACTACTCCACACAACGCTGCTTCCCAAAACCCTCATTTGCTCAACCTTGTCTCTCACAATTTCTCAGTGTTTGTGAAAAATGAGGCCGTCTATATTCAGATCCGTACAATCCGCGGTTGCAAGAAACAGTCCTCGCCGTTCCTACTCCACCCACTCCGTTCCGGAGCGCAAGGTTGCTGTTCTCGGCGCCGCCGGCGGGATCGGGCAGCCCCTGGCTTTGCTAATGAAGCTCAACCCTCTCGTCTCCAGGCTTGCCCTCTATGATATTGCGGGAACCCCCGGTGTGGCTGCCGATGTCGGCCACATCAACACCAGATCTGAGGTCCACTCACacgcacctctctctctctctctctctctctctctctctctcgggtttTCATCTATGTTTTTCTTTgatctgagtttttttttttttgttttcgagGTTCACTGTTATACTGGGTTTGATCATGTCCGCGTGAGTAAATGTTTCGGAATCCCTATTCCTTGTACATGCGACTGTgcgattttcaattttttttcccagctcaattaattggttttatttgttagcGAAAAATTGAACGAAAAAGAAAGTCTAATACTTGAATAACTCACTGTTcctaattttcttttgcttttatgaatatatgttttttagtaaattccttttcctttcaaaaGCTGTCTACTTTATGGTCTATATTTACTGGGTTTAATTGAATGAGTTGTTTTATGTATCTGCCTTTGGTATAGGTGTCTGGTTACATGGGTGAAGAACAGCTGGGTAAAGCTTTAGAGGGATCCGATGTTGTTATCATCCCAGCCGGCGTGCCGAGAAAGCCCGGTATGACCCGTGATGATCTCTTCAATATTAATGCAGGGATCGTCAAATCTCTGTGCACTGCCATCGCCAAGTACTGCCCTAACGTGAGTCTctgtatatatttttctgtcccttttttttttcctctcatttttaaACTTGCTACATGACTTTGAAAATGATCGCATTGAATTGAGCATTTAACACCTTTCATATTTTTCACTaagttcttttcaatttttatgtttattttattttttttgtataatgCGGAGttgggcaattttttttttataagtaatgaaGGATATTATTGATGAGCAATAATAGGCATATCCAATGTACACGGGAAGTAAAATATTATGCAGAACATGGTTGGACCTTTGCATTCTAGAAGGCATCGAGTGATTTGAGCTATTTGTTATTTTGGTTCTTTTGAtgacatatttttatatgattgtaTGGCAAACGTTTTGTGGGATCAGGCTCTTGTTAACATGATAAGCAACCCTGTGAACTCAACGGTTCCCATTGCTGCTGAGGTTTTCAAGAAAGCAGGAACATACAATGAGAAGAGGTTGTTTGGTGTGACTACCCTTGATGTGGTTAGAGCTAAGACATTCTATGCTGGGAAGGGAAACGTGAATGTCGCAGGTATGCTAATGGCCTACAACTGGAAACTAGTTCTTTTACTCTGTTATtgctaaaataataaattctaattaattaatgaaaaagtTTTTGTATATTCCTGTCTGATTGGTAATAAACTAGAACTCAGCTGAACTGGTCAAAATCCTATTTTAAGGTTCAGATGAATTGAGGATTTCATTTTCCATTGGGTCTAATGCATGATATTTGTTGCTTAAGAGTTGGATTCCAGCTAGTATTTTGTTATCTTTCTATTCTTGCTACTCGAAAATGTTCATTCATGTTCAAGGAAAAGTTATCCTGGATGGTTTTCAGGCTGAACTGAGTTTTGTGCATTTGTTCACACAGAGGTCAATGTACCAGTTGTTGGCGGCCATGCTGGCATAACCATTCTCCCGCTATTTTCTCAAGTAATTCTTTTGCTCCTCAACTTCCATCCTGTTCTATCATATCAAGCTATATCTCCATTGAATATATGCTGGTAAAACTGGTTTGCTT
This Carya illinoinensis cultivar Pawnee chromosome 11, C.illinoinensisPawnee_v1, whole genome shotgun sequence DNA region includes the following protein-coding sequences:
- the LOC122283029 gene encoding uncharacterized protein LOC122283029 isoform X1; protein product: MDRYSSSQVWNWEQLSSMTLLTINCWRGTTKHVSTTLLSCRSSTFNGGELLHLYGVQKVLPAKLFNGFRLNTRAFASRNSVRKSRRDVQPPKSEADNTPTSVQVDSMVSSSENSAAQSSSIIPSRSTVLQACTVTSGLIAALGIIIRQL
- the LOC122280792 gene encoding malate dehydrogenase, mitochondrial gives rise to the protein MRPSIFRSVQSAVARNSPRRSYSTHSVPERKVAVLGAAGGIGQPLALLMKLNPLVSRLALYDIAGTPGVAADVGHINTRSEVSGYMGEEQLGKALEGSDVVIIPAGVPRKPGMTRDDLFNINAGIVKSLCTAIAKYCPNALVNMISNPVNSTVPIAAEVFKKAGTYNEKRLFGVTTLDVVRAKTFYAGKGNVNVAEVNVPVVGGHAGITILPLFSQATPKANFSDEDIKALTKRTQDGGTEVVEAKAGKGSATLSMAYAGAMFADACLKGLNGVPDVVECSFVQSTVTELPFFASKVRLGKNGVEEVLELGPLSDYEKENLESLKPELLASIEKGIKFANQS
- the LOC122283029 gene encoding uncharacterized protein LOC122283029 isoform X2, whose amino-acid sequence is MTLLTINCWRGTTKHVSTTLLSCRSSTFNGGELLHLYGVQKVLPAKLFNGFRLNTRAFASRNSVRKSRRDVQPPKSEADNTPTSVQVDSMVSSSENSAAQSSSIIPSRSTVLQACTVTSGLIAALGIIIRQL